Proteins encoded within one genomic window of Eleutherodactylus coqui strain aEleCoq1 chromosome 1, aEleCoq1.hap1, whole genome shotgun sequence:
- the EIF4A2 gene encoding eukaryotic initiation factor 4A-II, with amino-acid sequence MSGGSADYSRDHGGPEGMDPDGVIESNWNEIVDNFDDMNLKESLLRGIYAYGFEKPSAIQQRAIIPCIKGYDVIAQAQSGTGKTATFAISILQQLEIELKETQALVLAPTRELAQQIQKVILALGDYMGATCHACIGGTNVRNEMQKLQAEAPHIVVGTPGRVFDMLNRRYLSPKWIKMFVLDEADEMLSRGFKDQIYEIFQKLSTNIQVVLLSATMPTDVLEVTKKFMRDPIRILVKKEELTLEGIKQFYINVEREEWKLDTLCDLYETLTITQAVIFLNTRRKVDWLTEKMHARDFTVSALHGDMDQKERDVIMREFRSGSSRVLITTDLLARGIDVQQVSLVINYDLPTNRENYIHRIGRGGRFGRKGVAINFVTEEDKRILRDIETFYNTTVEEMPMNVADLI; translated from the exons ATGTCTGGCGGCTCTGCGGATTATTCTAG AGACCATGGAGGCCCCGAAGGAATGGACCCCGATGGTGTCATTGAG AGCAACTGGAATGAAATTGTTGACAATTTTGATGACATGAACCTAAAAGAATCTCTTCTGAGAGGAATCTATGCTTATGGTTTTGAAAAACCTTCGGCCATTCAGCAAAGAGCAATTATCCCCTGCATTAAAG GGTATGATGTGATTGCTCAAGCTCAGTCAGGTACTGGCAAGACAGCCACATTTGCCATTTCCatcctgcagcagctggagattgAGCTCAAGGAGACCCAAGCTCTAGTATTGGCTCCCACAAGAGAACTGGCTCAACAG ATTCAAAAGGTAATTTTGGCCCTGGGTGACTACATGGGTGCAACATGCCATGCTTGCATTGGAGGCACAAATGTTCGCAATGAAATGCAGAAACTGCAGGCAGAAGCGCCTCATATTGTTGTAGGAACTCCTGGCCGTGTATTCGATATGCTGAATAGACGCTACCTGT CTCCAAAATGGATAAAAATGTTTGTGTTGGATGAAGCTGATGAGATGTTGAGCCGTGGTTTTAAGGATCAAATTTATGAGATCTTTCAAAAGTTGAGCACAAACATTCAG gTTGTGTTACTTTCTGCCACCATGCCCACTGATGTGTTGGAAGTGACCAAAAAGTTCATGAGGGATCCAATTCGCATCCTTGTTAAAAAGGAGGAATTGACTTTGGAGGGTATTAAGCAGTTCTACATTAATGTTGAACGAGAG GAGTGGAAGTTGGATACCCTGTGTGATCTGTATGAGACTTTAACTATTACACAAGCTGTTATCTTTCTGAATACCAGAAGAAAGGTTGACTGGCTTACTGAGAAAATGCATGCAAGAGACTTTACAGTATCTGCTTTG CATGGAGATATGGACCAGAAGGAACGAGATGTCATTATGAGGGAGTTCAGATCTGGATCTAGTCGTGTGTTGATTACTACTGATTTACTG GCACGTGGCATAGATGTGCAGCAAGTCTCCCTAGTTATCAACTATGACCTTCCAACCAACCGTGAAAACTACATTCACAG GATTGGCCGTGGAGGTCGGTTTGGTAGAAAAGGGGTGGCCATAAACTTTGTTACAGAGGAGGATAAGAGGATTCTTCGTGATATTGAGACTTTCTACAATACTACAGTGGAAGAGATGCCAATGAATGTGGCTGATCTTATTTGA